The following proteins are co-located in the Clostridiales bacterium genome:
- a CDS encoding NAD(P)H-dependent oxidoreductase subunit E produces the protein MQRLEGVRQMNSTKTESFGILTRELAQEIDKTINHYRSNSTKLVGILLDIQDIIPKQYIPREVAAYVSEKMNIPLSKIYDVISFYAALSDVPRADYVIQLCDSVVCKVTGNTTLRDTISQLLGIKEQESTPDGKYWLEYTPCFGACDISPAMRINGKVFGHLTTQDSVKAVLDQYR, from the coding sequence ATGCAAAGACTGGAAGGAGTAAGACAAATGAATAGCACCAAAACCGAAAGCTTTGGTATTCTTACCCGCGAACTGGCTCAGGAGATTGATAAGACCATCAATCATTACCGGAGCAACTCCACGAAGCTGGTAGGAATTCTCCTGGACATTCAGGACATTATTCCAAAGCAGTATATCCCAAGGGAAGTAGCCGCTTACGTCAGCGAGAAGATGAATATCCCGCTCAGTAAGATCTACGATGTCATTTCTTTCTACGCAGCCCTCTCCGATGTGCCGAGAGCAGATTATGTCATTCAGTTGTGTGACAGCGTCGTCTGTAAAGTTACCGGCAACACCACTCTCCGCGATACTATTTCTCAGCTGCTCGGCATCAAAGAGCAGGAATCCACACCAGACGGTAAATATTGGCTCGAGTATACGCCGTGCTTCGGAGCATGCGACATTTCACCAGCCATGCGTATCAACGGAAAAGTATTCGGTCACCTGACGACACAGGACAGCGTCAAAGCTGTTCTGGATCAGTACCGTTAG
- a CDS encoding sodium:alanine symporter family protein: protein MESVNNFFTWLNSCLWGPPFLILLFGTHLFMTVRTGVIQKKMGLAIRLSVTKDQDGVGDVSQFAALATALAATMGTGNIVGVGTAIALGGPGAVLWMWLTGVFGVATKYAEALVAVKYRVQTSDGTMLGGAMYALERGLNMKWLGTLFAAFAGLSAFGVGASVQANAVSKVLHQNFDIPLGLSGLVMAVTVGIVILGGVKSITRTCEALVPFMAAFYAVGCIIILIMNRAYLVEALALIITSAFTPQAAGGGFIGVSVMTAARYGVARGLFSNESGMGSAPIVAAAAQTRNPVRQALVSSTGTFWDTVVVCAITGLVLVSTILANPNVKADGGAAIDGAVLTSHAFNQIPIIGTVVLTFGLVTFAIATMIGWSYYGERGAEYLFGKAGILPYKMIYVAVTFAGSIMSLGTVWNIADALNMLMAIPNLICILLLNGVIARETKYYLSDDNIQKSDKTPIPKIRN from the coding sequence ATGGAAAGTGTAAATAACTTCTTTACCTGGCTGAACAGCTGTCTTTGGGGACCCCCATTTCTTATTTTGCTGTTCGGCACCCATTTGTTTATGACGGTGAGAACCGGTGTGATACAAAAAAAGATGGGGCTAGCCATCAGGCTTTCTGTTACAAAGGATCAGGACGGCGTAGGAGACGTGTCTCAGTTTGCGGCACTGGCAACAGCCTTGGCAGCTACTATGGGAACTGGAAATATTGTCGGTGTTGGAACCGCTATTGCGCTTGGGGGGCCAGGTGCGGTTCTTTGGATGTGGCTCACGGGAGTTTTCGGCGTTGCTACGAAATATGCGGAAGCTTTGGTAGCGGTAAAATATCGGGTTCAGACTTCTGACGGAACGATGCTGGGCGGAGCGATGTATGCACTTGAGAGAGGTCTGAATATGAAATGGCTAGGCACCTTATTTGCGGCATTTGCGGGACTCTCCGCCTTTGGTGTGGGGGCATCGGTACAGGCCAATGCTGTTTCCAAGGTACTCCATCAGAATTTTGACATTCCACTCGGGTTGTCCGGCCTGGTGATGGCCGTCACAGTTGGAATTGTAATTTTGGGCGGCGTAAAATCCATTACGAGAACCTGTGAAGCACTGGTTCCCTTTATGGCCGCATTTTACGCGGTGGGCTGTATTATTATTCTCATAATGAACAGAGCCTATCTTGTTGAGGCACTGGCTCTAATCATTACTTCTGCTTTTACCCCACAAGCTGCTGGTGGAGGCTTCATAGGAGTGAGTGTGATGACTGCGGCCAGATACGGGGTGGCGAGAGGCTTGTTTTCCAATGAATCGGGTATGGGTTCTGCTCCTATCGTAGCGGCTGCTGCCCAGACTAGAAATCCAGTCAGACAGGCGTTGGTGTCTTCCACTGGAACCTTCTGGGATACGGTCGTTGTCTGTGCCATTACCGGATTGGTGCTTGTCAGTACCATTCTGGCAAATCCCAATGTAAAGGCAGACGGCGGGGCAGCCATCGACGGCGCTGTTTTGACCAGTCATGCTTTTAACCAGATTCCCATCATAGGAACCGTTGTTCTGACGTTCGGGCTTGTGACTTTCGCTATTGCAACCATGATCGGCTGGTCCTATTATGGCGAGCGAGGCGCAGAATATCTCTTCGGGAAAGCAGGAATTCTACCTTACAAGATGATTTATGTCGCTGTGACATTTGCAGGATCTATTATGAGTCTCGGTACGGTATGGAATATTGCAGATGCGCTGAACATGCTCATGGCAATTCCTAATCTTATCTGTATCCTGCTTCTGAACGGGGTGATTGCCAGAGAAACAAAATATTATCTGTCCGATGACAATATTCAAAAATCTGACAAAACACCAATTCCTAAAATCAGAAATTAA
- a CDS encoding DUF1292 domain-containing protein, whose amino-acid sequence MADKDKVIHGGCGDNCSCAEDDADYLTLEFDDGQEVECEIMGVFEFEGKEYIALIPDDGTDDVYIYGYKETTEEEFELIDIEDDEEFKKVVAEFEKLTVEE is encoded by the coding sequence ATGGCAGATAAAGATAAAGTAATTCACGGCGGATGCGGGGATAACTGCAGCTGTGCCGAGGATGACGCAGATTACCTCACACTTGAGTTCGATGACGGACAGGAAGTGGAGTGCGAGATCATGGGCGTATTCGAGTTTGAAGGTAAGGAATACATCGCTCTGATCCCCGATGACGGCACCGACGATGTATACATCTATGGATATAAAGAAACAACTGAGGAAGAATTTGAACTGATCGACATCGAAGATGACGAAGAGTTTAAAAAGGTTGTTGCAGAATTCGAAAAGCTCACAGTTGAAGAGTAA
- a CDS encoding NADH-quinone oxidoreductase subunit F encodes MSKTVAIITENFGQYDPGSIHSYLSIGGFSAVKKALTMSSAEIIEMTKKAAVKGRGGAAYDTGRKWAQAASVPGEDKVVICNADEGEPCTFKDRSILSKDPFRLIEGMIIAGYTVGAKNGYIYLREEYRHLRPLIRNAIDESLSNGFLGDNILNTGFSFQIHLYSGAGAYVCGEGSTLIESIEGKSGRPRIKPPFIKECGLFQLPTLVNNVETLAIAAAFIQHGVEEYLSHGTSGSPGTKIISLAGNIKNPGAYEIPFGLTLREIIYDIGGGIPDGHELKLFQLGGASGKIGPASIVDTPYTYEDLAKEGLVVGSGGILVVDDRTRVIDFVKSIQDFFIHESCGKCTPCREGNRQIAKIIDRFVEGSQRPDDLQTAERFANIMSNCAFCGLGETAQSTLLSAIKHFPQEFGLTEVAENEKH; translated from the coding sequence ATGTCTAAAACAGTTGCTATTATTACTGAGAATTTCGGTCAGTATGACCCCGGTTCCATCCATTCTTATTTATCCATTGGCGGCTTTTCCGCTGTAAAGAAAGCACTGACCATGTCCTCTGCCGAAATTATCGAAATGACAAAGAAAGCTGCAGTAAAGGGACGAGGCGGAGCCGCTTACGATACGGGCAGAAAATGGGCTCAGGCAGCGTCAGTTCCGGGCGAAGACAAAGTCGTCATCTGCAATGCAGACGAGGGCGAACCTTGTACCTTCAAGGATCGAAGTATTCTGTCAAAGGATCCGTTCCGTTTGATTGAAGGCATGATTATCGCAGGATATACCGTAGGTGCAAAAAACGGATACATCTACCTCCGTGAAGAGTACCGCCATTTGAGACCATTGATTCGAAACGCTATTGACGAGTCCTTGTCCAACGGCTTTCTCGGAGACAATATATTAAACACAGGTTTTTCCTTTCAAATTCATCTCTATTCCGGTGCAGGCGCCTATGTCTGCGGAGAAGGCTCTACCCTTATCGAATCCATCGAGGGAAAGAGCGGAAGACCGAGAATCAAACCCCCTTTTATCAAAGAATGCGGACTGTTTCAGCTGCCCACCCTTGTCAATAATGTTGAAACTCTGGCCATTGCTGCTGCTTTCATACAGCATGGCGTTGAGGAATACTTAAGCCACGGAACATCGGGCTCTCCGGGAACCAAGATTATCAGCCTCGCCGGCAACATAAAAAATCCCGGAGCATACGAAATCCCCTTTGGTCTTACACTGCGGGAAATCATTTACGACATTGGCGGGGGCATTCCGGACGGCCACGAACTAAAGCTATTCCAACTGGGCGGGGCCTCGGGCAAAATCGGTCCCGCTTCTATTGTCGATACACCCTATACCTATGAGGATCTGGCAAAAGAAGGTCTGGTGGTAGGCTCTGGCGGTATCCTCGTTGTAGACGATAGAACGAGGGTCATCGACTTCGTAAAATCGATACAGGACTTCTTTATTCATGAAAGCTGCGGTAAATGTACGCCTTGTCGCGAGGGAAACAGGCAGATCGCAAAAATTATCGACCGCTTCGTAGAAGGCAGTCAGCGCCCTGATGATTTGCAAACAGCAGAACGCTTTGCCAATATCATGAGCAACTGCGCATTTTGCGGGCTTGGCGAAACAGCTCAGAGCACACTTCTCTCTGCCATAAAGCATTTTCCACAGGAGTTTGGTTTAACGGAGGTGGCTGAAAATGAAAAACATTAA
- the trxB gene encoding thioredoxin-disulfide reductase, with protein MIRGDNLKTYDLIIIGGGPAGLSAGIYAGRAMLDTLLIEQAQDGGQILQTAEIENYPGSELEESGATLIDRMSSQVKKFGIEQVYDTVTEVSLEGKVKTVVGSRDRYQAKTVIIAGGATAKPIGCKGEDDFIGRGISHCGTCDGPFFRGLDVYVVGGGDAALEEAMYLTKFAKQVTVLHRRRILRAAKSIQEKAFQTDKLKFMYHTVIKEVKGDGILESMVLENVKDGTVTEIKADPNDGTFGIFVFIGYSPATGLYQGKLNLNDKGYIITDEDMKTNIDGVFAAGDIREKSLRQVVTAAADGAIAAVQAGKYIEETEETA; from the coding sequence ATGATTAGAGGTGACAATTTGAAAACTTATGATTTGATTATTATCGGCGGAGGTCCAGCGGGGCTTTCGGCAGGGATTTATGCAGGAAGAGCCATGCTGGATACATTGCTCATTGAGCAAGCGCAAGATGGAGGACAAATTCTTCAGACTGCAGAGATAGAAAACTATCCGGGCTCTGAGCTTGAGGAAAGCGGAGCAACACTGATCGACAGAATGTCGTCACAGGTCAAAAAGTTTGGAATCGAACAAGTTTATGATACAGTAACAGAAGTTTCGCTAGAAGGCAAGGTTAAGACCGTAGTAGGCAGCAGGGACAGATATCAAGCCAAAACGGTTATCATTGCAGGAGGCGCCACTGCTAAGCCCATCGGCTGCAAGGGAGAAGATGATTTTATAGGCAGGGGTATTTCTCATTGCGGTACCTGTGACGGACCATTCTTCAGAGGGCTCGACGTTTATGTGGTAGGCGGAGGAGATGCGGCACTGGAAGAAGCGATGTATCTCACCAAATTTGCAAAGCAGGTAACGGTACTCCACCGCAGACGCATTCTGCGGGCTGCAAAGTCTATTCAGGAAAAGGCGTTTCAGACAGATAAACTGAAGTTCATGTATCATACGGTCATTAAGGAAGTCAAGGGGGATGGTATTCTGGAATCCATGGTGCTGGAAAACGTTAAGGACGGCACGGTTACAGAGATCAAGGCTGACCCAAATGACGGTACCTTTGGCATATTTGTATTTATCGGCTATTCCCCGGCAACGGGACTGTACCAGGGCAAGCTCAATTTAAATGACAAAGGCTATATTATCACGGATGAGGATATGAAAACCAATATTGACGGGGTATTTGCAGCAGGTGATATCAGAGAGAAAAGCCTGCGGCAGGTAGTCACTGCTGCAGCAGACGGTGCAATTGCCGCAGTGCAGGCCGGAAAATACATTGAAGAAACGGAAGAAACTGCTTAG
- a CDS encoding sodium:alanine symporter family protein, translating to MEAVNNFFTWLNGYLWGPPLLILLFGTHLFMTVRTGFIQRKIGLAIKLSVTKDKDGIGDVSQFGALTTALAATIGTGNIVGVGTAIALGGPGAVLWMWLTGVFGIATKYAESLVAVKYRVQTSDGTMLGGAMYALERGLKMKWLGVLFALFAGLSAFGIGASVQANAVSKVVLQNFQIPLWASGLIMAVLVAVVILGGVKTITKTCETLVPFMAIFYVIGCLIIIVMNRAYLVDAVALICKSAFTPHAAGGGFIGASVMMAARFGVARGLFSNESGMGSAPIVAAAAQTRNPVRQALVSATGTFWDTVVVCAMTGLVLVSTIIANPNVTADGGGAVDGAVLTSHAFNQIPVVGPIVLTFGLITFAFSTILGWSYYGERGAEYLFGKKVIIPYKLIYVAITFVGAVASLGTVWNIADALNMLMAIPNLVCILLLSGIIAKETKYYLTDDNIEKIDESPIPQIRK from the coding sequence ATGGAAGCTGTAAATAACTTCTTCACGTGGCTGAACGGTTACCTTTGGGGACCGCCGCTGCTCATTTTATTATTTGGCACTCATCTTTTTATGACTGTAAGAACTGGCTTTATACAAAGGAAGATTGGCCTTGCGATTAAGCTGTCCGTTACAAAGGATAAGGACGGAATCGGTGACGTTTCACAGTTCGGGGCACTGACGACGGCACTGGCTGCAACCATCGGAACGGGGAATATTGTAGGCGTGGGAACCGCCATTGCACTGGGAGGTCCGGGCGCAGTTTTATGGATGTGGCTCACTGGTGTTTTTGGAATTGCTACAAAATACGCGGAATCACTTGTTGCAGTAAAATATAGGGTACAGACCTCGGATGGTACCATGCTGGGAGGTGCGATGTATGCGCTCGAGCGTGGGTTAAAGATGAAATGGCTCGGCGTTTTGTTTGCCTTATTTGCGGGCTTGTCGGCATTCGGGATAGGTGCTTCGGTGCAGGCCAATGCTGTTTCCAAAGTTGTTCTTCAGAACTTTCAGATTCCGCTTTGGGCATCCGGCTTAATCATGGCGGTGTTAGTTGCAGTGGTTATTCTGGGTGGAGTTAAAACCATCACGAAAACATGTGAAACCCTTGTTCCTTTTATGGCAATTTTTTATGTAATCGGATGTTTGATTATTATTGTGATGAATCGAGCATATCTTGTTGATGCTGTTGCTTTGATTTGTAAATCAGCTTTTACACCTCACGCTGCCGGCGGAGGGTTTATCGGTGCGAGTGTCATGATGGCCGCGAGATTTGGTGTAGCCAGAGGACTCTTTTCCAATGAATCCGGAATGGGTTCTGCTCCTATCGTAGCAGCTGCAGCACAGACAAGAAATCCGGTGAGACAAGCACTGGTTTCCGCAACGGGTACTTTCTGGGATACGGTCGTTGTATGTGCAATGACAGGACTGGTGCTCGTCAGCACGATCATTGCCAATCCCAATGTGACAGCAGACGGAGGCGGTGCAGTGGACGGAGCAGTGCTTACAAGCCATGCTTTTAACCAGATTCCTGTTGTTGGGCCGATCGTTCTGACCTTTGGACTGATTACTTTTGCATTTTCTACAATTCTCGGATGGTCGTATTACGGTGAAAGAGGTGCAGAATATCTCTTCGGAAAAAAAGTGATTATTCCATATAAGCTGATTTATGTTGCGATCACTTTCGTAGGTGCGGTTGCGAGCCTTGGAACAGTATGGAATATTGCTGATGCACTAAACATGCTCATGGCGATTCCGAATCTAGTCTGTATTTTGCTCCTTAGCGGAATTATTGCGAAGGAAACAAAATATTATTTAACAGACGATAATATCGAAAAAATTGATGAGTCACCCATTCCGCAGATACGAAAGTAG
- a CDS encoding 4Fe-4S dicluster domain-containing protein has product MKNIKIKIDNIEVIVPEGTTILEAAKKVNINIPHLCYHPDQAIKANCRLCVVDVSGSRKLTAACSSFVYEGMEVHTNTKKVRDMQKGILELILANHDQDCLKCLRNGNCELQALCQRFNISKTNLVDTVDALPLDDTNPSLIRDSAKCVKCNRCVDACQKVQEVHVLTHSHRSVHYNITPAYEMPLEQTFCVFCGQCAAVCPVGAIVEKDDTAKVWDAIYDPKKHVIVQVAPAVRVALGDAFNLPKGTIVTGKMVAALRRLGFDKIFDTNFTADLTIMEEGNELIQRLTKGGTLPMITSCSPGWINFIEGRYDHLLAHLSSCKSPQQMFGALSKSYYPEMAGMDPKNVYTVSIMPCTAKKYEAQRPEMMTNGVAEVDAVLTTRELARMIQSAGIDFVALEEDQFDNPFGIGTGAGAIFGATGGVMEAALRTAYEVITGKGLPSLNFTEVRGLSGIKESIVLIDDMELKVAVAHGLGNAKILLKQIEKGESPYAFIEIMACPGGCIGGGGQPIKSTRDVKEKRIEAIYKIDEDLPLRKSHKNPDILKLYDNYLGEPLGHKSHQLLHTHYHSRGMKYNFSELPNHK; this is encoded by the coding sequence ATGAAAAACATTAAGATAAAAATTGATAATATCGAAGTAATCGTACCGGAAGGCACCACAATTTTAGAAGCTGCGAAGAAGGTAAATATCAACATCCCCCATCTTTGCTACCACCCTGACCAGGCCATCAAAGCAAACTGCAGGCTTTGCGTTGTCGACGTTTCGGGTAGCAGGAAGCTCACCGCGGCATGTTCCTCCTTCGTCTATGAAGGTATGGAAGTTCACACCAATACCAAAAAGGTTCGGGATATGCAAAAGGGCATCCTTGAGCTGATTCTTGCCAATCACGATCAGGATTGTCTCAAATGTCTGCGGAACGGAAACTGCGAGCTTCAGGCACTGTGCCAAAGATTTAACATCTCCAAGACCAATCTTGTGGATACCGTAGATGCTCTTCCGCTGGATGATACAAACCCTTCCCTGATTCGTGATTCTGCCAAGTGCGTCAAATGCAACCGATGTGTTGATGCGTGTCAGAAGGTTCAGGAAGTTCATGTTTTGACCCATTCCCATCGTTCCGTGCATTACAACATCACTCCTGCGTATGAAATGCCGCTCGAACAGACCTTCTGCGTTTTCTGCGGTCAGTGCGCCGCAGTCTGTCCTGTGGGCGCCATTGTGGAAAAGGATGACACGGCAAAAGTTTGGGATGCCATCTATGATCCGAAGAAGCATGTGATCGTTCAGGTTGCTCCGGCGGTGAGAGTCGCACTTGGTGATGCTTTCAATCTGCCAAAGGGCACCATCGTAACTGGTAAAATGGTTGCCGCTCTGAGACGTCTGGGCTTTGACAAGATCTTTGACACCAACTTTACCGCAGACCTCACCATCATGGAGGAAGGCAACGAGCTGATTCAGAGGCTGACCAAAGGCGGAACGCTGCCGATGATCACGTCCTGCTCCCCTGGTTGGATCAACTTCATCGAAGGGCGCTACGACCATCTTCTCGCACATCTCTCCAGCTGCAAATCACCACAGCAGATGTTCGGTGCATTGTCCAAGTCCTATTATCCTGAAATGGCAGGCATGGATCCCAAGAACGTTTACACAGTATCCATCATGCCATGTACAGCCAAAAAATATGAGGCTCAGCGTCCTGAAATGATGACAAACGGAGTGGCTGAGGTGGATGCAGTTCTTACAACGCGAGAGCTGGCACGGATGATCCAGTCAGCCGGTATCGACTTCGTCGCCCTTGAGGAGGATCAGTTTGACAATCCTTTCGGCATCGGCACAGGCGCCGGCGCCATCTTCGGCGCTACAGGCGGCGTCATGGAAGCCGCACTGCGAACCGCATACGAGGTGATCACCGGCAAGGGACTTCCTTCCCTCAACTTTACAGAGGTCAGAGGTCTTTCCGGCATCAAAGAAAGCATAGTTCTCATCGACGACATGGAACTGAAAGTTGCGGTTGCCCACGGTTTGGGCAATGCGAAGATTCTCCTGAAACAGATTGAAAAAGGAGAATCCCCTTACGCCTTTATTGAAATCATGGCCTGTCCCGGAGGCTGCATTGGCGGGGGCGGACAGCCGATCAAATCTACCAGAGATGTAAAGGAAAAGCGCATTGAAGCAATCTACAAGATTGATGAGGACCTGCCGCTGCGCAAATCTCACAAAAATCCAGACATTCTCAAACTTTACGATAACTATCTCGGCGAGCCGCTGGGACACAAATCCCACCAGCTTCTTCATACTCATTACCACTCCCGCGGCATGAAGTATAACTTCAGCGAGCTGCCAAATCACAAATAG
- the uvrC gene encoding excinuclease ABC subunit UvrC yields MFDIQENLKKLPDKPGVYLHKDKLGQVIYVGKAISLKNRVRQYFQSSRNMDPKVRAMVSHIEEFEYITTNTEMEALILENNLIKKYMPQYNVLLRDDKTYPYIKITTNETYPRILKTRRILHDGCKYFGPYADVNAVNQIIDLMNGIFALKRCSAQKFPKGFKPCLNYHINQCKGICTGNVQPKEYLEVLDQVIELLNGKNKKVLDYLNEKMTEEAEAMNYERAAEYRDYIAAVNAIAEKQRVVLLSAGDMDVILGAKGQNDAHVILFFVRQGRLSGRESYHLQAMEEDGLEEVVSAFIKQYYSGSTMIPKEILVENEPAELSIIESWLAELKGSQVKITVPQKGDKKALLDLAKRDVIEMMKTLDEKANLQRERNAAIRTSLEAFIPSLRKKHREADLDYRVEAFDISNTNGVDSVGAMVVFQGIRPQRKDYRRFKIRTVEGPNDFGSMQEVLYRRFKRGLQGDLSFAKMPDLILMDGGKPQVSAAEQVLAAMKIDIPVAGMVKDDKHRTRGLLRTEKELDLKTDPVLYQFVASVQEEVHRFAIDYHRDLRKKSLQRSALDTIEGIGEKRRNALLSHFGSIDRIKEATWEELCQVPGITKPAAEKVLAWAAKK; encoded by the coding sequence ATGTTCGACATACAAGAAAATCTAAAAAAACTCCCGGATAAACCGGGCGTATATCTTCATAAAGATAAACTGGGGCAGGTTATTTATGTGGGAAAAGCAATCTCACTGAAAAACAGGGTGCGTCAGTATTTTCAGTCGTCCAGAAACATGGATCCAAAGGTGAGGGCGATGGTTTCTCATATCGAGGAATTTGAGTACATCACCACAAATACAGAGATGGAAGCGCTGATTCTGGAAAATAATCTGATCAAGAAATACATGCCTCAGTACAACGTACTGCTGCGTGATGATAAAACTTACCCCTATATTAAAATTACCACAAATGAAACGTACCCAAGGATTCTAAAGACAAGAAGGATCCTTCATGATGGCTGTAAGTATTTCGGACCCTATGCAGATGTCAACGCTGTGAATCAGATCATTGATTTGATGAATGGTATCTTTGCGCTGAAACGCTGTTCTGCACAGAAGTTTCCAAAGGGGTTCAAACCTTGCTTGAATTACCATATCAACCAGTGCAAGGGAATTTGCACCGGCAATGTGCAGCCCAAGGAATATCTGGAGGTTCTGGATCAGGTCATTGAGCTCCTAAATGGTAAGAACAAGAAAGTACTGGACTACCTCAATGAGAAGATGACGGAAGAAGCAGAAGCAATGAATTATGAACGGGCGGCAGAATACCGTGATTACATTGCGGCAGTAAATGCGATTGCAGAAAAACAGCGGGTGGTTCTGCTCTCTGCCGGTGACATGGATGTGATTTTAGGGGCAAAAGGACAGAACGATGCTCATGTGATTCTATTCTTTGTCAGACAGGGAAGGCTTAGCGGACGGGAAAGTTATCATCTTCAAGCCATGGAGGAAGATGGGCTGGAAGAGGTGGTCTCTGCCTTTATCAAGCAGTATTACTCCGGCAGTACGATGATCCCAAAGGAAATTCTGGTGGAGAATGAGCCAGCTGAACTTTCGATTATCGAATCTTGGCTTGCGGAGCTGAAAGGCAGCCAGGTTAAGATAACGGTTCCCCAAAAGGGAGACAAGAAAGCACTTTTGGATCTCGCCAAGCGTGATGTAATCGAAATGATGAAAACCCTGGATGAAAAGGCAAATCTGCAAAGGGAAAGGAATGCCGCCATTCGCACTTCCTTGGAGGCATTTATTCCCTCCTTGCGGAAAAAACACAGGGAAGCGGACTTGGACTACCGGGTTGAAGCTTTCGATATTTCCAATACCAACGGAGTAGACTCTGTGGGTGCGATGGTTGTGTTTCAGGGTATCCGTCCACAGCGGAAAGATTATCGGAGGTTTAAGATTAGAACCGTGGAGGGCCCTAATGATTTCGGAAGTATGCAGGAGGTGCTTTACCGTCGTTTTAAACGAGGTCTTCAGGGAGATCTGAGCTTTGCCAAAATGCCTGATTTGATCCTTATGGATGGGGGTAAGCCGCAGGTTTCCGCTGCTGAGCAGGTGCTTGCGGCGATGAAGATTGATATTCCAGTGGCGGGAATGGTTAAGGATGATAAGCACCGTACCAGAGGACTGCTTCGTACGGAAAAAGAGCTGGATCTGAAAACGGATCCGGTGCTGTATCAATTTGTGGCTTCCGTTCAGGAGGAGGTTCATCGCTTTGCCATCGATTATCATCGGGATCTCAGAAAAAAATCCCTCCAGCGCTCGGCACTGGATACGATAGAAGGAATTGGTGAGAAGCGAAGAAATGCTCTTTTGTCGCATTTTGGCAGTATCGACAGGATAAAGGAGGCGACTTGGGAAGAACTGTGTCAAGTTCCGGGAATTACAAAGCCTGCAGCTGAAAAGGTGCTGGCATGGGCGGCGAAAAAATGA